In Eubalaena glacialis isolate mEubGla1 chromosome 3, mEubGla1.1.hap2.+ XY, whole genome shotgun sequence, the following are encoded in one genomic region:
- the PMVK gene encoding phosphomevalonate kinase isoform X1 translates to MAPLGGAPRLVLLFSGKRKSGKDFVTEALQSRLGADVCAVLRLSGPLKEQYAQEHGLDFQRLLDASTYKEPFRRDMIRWGEEKRQADPGFFCRKIVEGVSQPIWLVSDTRRVSDIQWFREAYGAVTQTVRVVATEQSRQQRGWVFTPGVDDAESECGLDNVGAFDWVIENHGDEQRLEEQLEHLIEFVRSRL, encoded by the exons ATGGCCCCGCTGGGAGGCGCCCCGCGGCTGGTGCTGCTGTTCAGCGGGAAGAGGAAATCCGGGAAGGACTTCGTGACCGAGGCGCTGCAGAGCAG ACTTGGAGCTGACGTGTGTGCTGTCCTCCGGCTCTCTGGTCCACTCAAGGAGCAGTATGCCCAG GAGCACGGCTTAGATTTCCAGAGACTCCTGGATGCCAGCACCTACAAGGAGCCCTTTCGGAGGGACATGATCCGCTGGGGAGAGGAGAAGCGCCAGGCTGACCCAGGCTTCTTCTGCAGGAAGATCGTGGAGGGCGTCTCCCAGCCCATCTGG CTGGTGAGTGACACACGGAGGGTGTCTGACATCCAGTGGTTTCGGGAGGCCTATGGGGCTGTGACGCAGACGGTCCGCGTGGTGGCCACAGAGCAGAGCCGACAGCAGCGGGGCTGGGTGTTCACACCAG GGGTGGATGATGCTGAGTCAGAATGTGGCCTGGACAACGTCGGGGCCTTCGATTGGGTCATTGAGAACCACGGAGATGAGCAGCGCCTGGAGGAGCAGCTGGAGCACCTGATAGAATTTGTCCGCTCCAGACTTTAG
- the PMVK gene encoding phosphomevalonate kinase isoform X2 → MIRWGEEKRQADPGFFCRKIVEGVSQPIWLVSDTRRVSDIQWFREAYGAVTQTVRVVATEQSRQQRGWVFTPGVDDAESECGLDNVGAFDWVIENHGDEQRLEEQLEHLIEFVRSRL, encoded by the exons ATGATCCGCTGGGGAGAGGAGAAGCGCCAGGCTGACCCAGGCTTCTTCTGCAGGAAGATCGTGGAGGGCGTCTCCCAGCCCATCTGG CTGGTGAGTGACACACGGAGGGTGTCTGACATCCAGTGGTTTCGGGAGGCCTATGGGGCTGTGACGCAGACGGTCCGCGTGGTGGCCACAGAGCAGAGCCGACAGCAGCGGGGCTGGGTGTTCACACCAG GGGTGGATGATGCTGAGTCAGAATGTGGCCTGGACAACGTCGGGGCCTTCGATTGGGTCATTGAGAACCACGGAGATGAGCAGCGCCTGGAGGAGCAGCTGGAGCACCTGATAGAATTTGTCCGCTCCAGACTTTAG